Proteins encoded within one genomic window of Terriglobales bacterium:
- a CDS encoding P-II family nitrogen regulator: MKEIKAIIQPFLLSKVVEALKEIDGLPGVTVSDVRGFGRARAVGSPSPVLKEGVEYVKKAKVEIVVPDRLVESVLKVILEKAHTGNPGDGKVFVYPVSDVVKIRSGERGEAAI, encoded by the coding sequence ATGAAAGAGATAAAAGCGATTATTCAGCCGTTCCTGCTCTCCAAGGTAGTCGAAGCCTTGAAGGAAATTGATGGTCTCCCAGGCGTAACAGTATCGGACGTGCGAGGCTTCGGTCGCGCACGTGCCGTTGGCTCCCCGAGCCCAGTGCTCAAGGAAGGCGTCGAGTACGTCAAGAAAGCGAAAGTGGAGATCGTGGTACCTGATCGACTAGTAGAGTCAGTTCTGAAGGTAATCCTTGAGAAAGCTCACACCGGCAACCCAGGAGACGGAAAGGTTTTTGTTTATCCCGTGTCCGACGTTGTGAAGATCAGGTCAGGCGAACGAGGTGAAGCCGCCATATAG